In Microbacterium cremeum, a genomic segment contains:
- a CDS encoding GuaB3 family IMP dehydrogenase-related protein, giving the protein MDIELGRAKRARRAYTFDDIAVVPSRRTRNPEDVSTTWTIDAFSFDIPVLGAPMDSVVSPRTAIMLGQLGGLGVLDLEGLWTRYDDPEPLLAEISGLEKAAATRRMQELYSEPIKPELVRDRLAEIRAAGVTVAGALTPQRTQELYETVVAAGVDLFVIRGTTVSAEHVSSVDQPLNLKKFIYDLDVPVIVGGAATYTAALHLMRTGAAGVLVGFGGGAASTTRATLGLHAPMATAVADVAGARRDYLDESGGRYVHVIADGGVGTSGDIVKAIAMGADAVMLGVALARATDAPGRGFHWGPEAHHAKLPRGRRVKVDQVASLEEILYGPAPVADGTANLVGALRKSMATTGYSDLKEFQRVEVVVAPYAAG; this is encoded by the coding sequence ATGGACATCGAACTCGGCCGCGCCAAGCGCGCACGCCGCGCGTACACGTTCGACGACATCGCGGTGGTGCCGTCGCGGCGCACGCGCAACCCCGAGGACGTCTCGACGACGTGGACGATCGACGCGTTCAGCTTCGACATCCCGGTGCTGGGCGCGCCGATGGACTCCGTCGTCAGCCCGCGGACCGCGATCATGCTCGGCCAGCTCGGCGGCCTCGGTGTGCTCGACCTCGAGGGCCTGTGGACGCGGTACGACGACCCCGAGCCGCTTCTCGCCGAGATCTCCGGCCTCGAGAAGGCCGCGGCGACGCGCCGCATGCAGGAGCTGTACTCCGAGCCGATCAAGCCCGAGCTGGTGCGTGATCGCCTGGCCGAGATCCGCGCGGCCGGCGTCACCGTCGCCGGCGCGCTCACGCCGCAGCGCACGCAGGAGCTGTACGAGACCGTCGTCGCGGCGGGCGTCGACCTGTTCGTGATCCGCGGCACGACGGTATCGGCCGAGCACGTGTCGAGCGTGGACCAGCCGCTCAACCTCAAGAAGTTCATCTACGACCTCGACGTCCCGGTGATCGTGGGCGGTGCGGCCACCTACACCGCTGCCCTGCACCTCATGCGCACCGGTGCCGCGGGCGTGCTCGTCGGCTTCGGCGGCGGCGCCGCCTCGACCACGCGCGCGACCCTCGGCCTGCACGCCCCGATGGCCACGGCGGTCGCCGATGTCGCCGGCGCGCGCCGCGACTACCTCGACGAGTCGGGCGGGCGCTATGTGCACGTCATCGCCGACGGCGGCGTGGGCACATCGGGCGACATCGTCAAGGCGATCGCGATGGGCGCCGACGCCGTCATGCTGGGCGTGGCGCTGGCGCGGGCGACGGATGCCCCGGGCCGCGGTTTCCACTGGGGGCCCGAGGCGCACCACGCCAAGCTGCCGCGTGGCCGCCGGGTGAAGGTCGACCAGGTCGCATCGCTCGAAGAGATCCTCTACGGCCCGGCGCCCGTCGCCGACGGCACCGCGAACCTCGTCGGAGCGCTGCGCAAGTCGATGGCCACCACCGGGTACTCCGACCTCAAGGAGTTCCAGCGCGTCGAGGTCGTCGTCGCCCCCTACGCCGCGGGATGA
- a CDS encoding ABC-F family ATP-binding cassette domain-containing protein, whose protein sequence is MGYIDIAAVSYVLPDGRPLLDEVSFRVGEGSTTALIGQNGAGKTTLLRIVRGELAPHSGVVSIDGGLGVMDQFVGHGEAGQTVHDLLIAVAPDRVRRAARELEDSEAAIIERDDLDTQMRYAAALADYAEAGGYEYETVWDTCTTAALGIPFARARFRELTTLSGGEQKRLALEALLRGPDQVLLLDEPDNYLDVPGKRWLEERLRETPKTVLLVSHDRELLARAADRIATLEVGGAGSTAWVHGGGFGTYHRARDERMLRLDELRRRWDEQHAKLKELVATLKVKAAANDGFASRYRAAQTRLRMFEDAGPPQERPPEQDLALRLRGARTGKRAVVAEGLELTGLMKPFDLEVWFGDRVAVLGSNGSGKSHFLRLLARGGTDPDGRLGHITTTGSGLEPVAHTGRAVLGARVVPGWFAQTHRHPEFTGRTLLDILHRGEDARAGLPREAASSALDRYGLVAQAEQTFDSLSGGQQARFQILLLELSGATLLLLDEPTDNLDLVSAEALQDALARFEGTVLAVTHDRWLAKSFDRFLVFGSDGRVFESDVPVWDETRVARAR, encoded by the coding sequence GTGGGCTACATCGACATCGCCGCCGTCTCGTACGTGCTGCCGGACGGGCGGCCGCTGCTCGACGAGGTCTCGTTCCGGGTCGGGGAGGGCTCGACGACGGCGCTCATCGGCCAGAACGGCGCCGGCAAGACCACGCTGCTGCGGATCGTGCGGGGCGAACTCGCGCCGCACTCCGGCGTCGTCTCGATCGACGGCGGGCTCGGCGTCATGGACCAGTTCGTCGGCCACGGCGAGGCCGGCCAGACCGTGCACGACCTCCTCATCGCGGTCGCGCCCGACCGGGTGCGCCGGGCCGCACGCGAGCTGGAGGACTCCGAGGCCGCGATCATCGAGCGCGACGACCTCGACACGCAGATGCGGTACGCCGCCGCGCTCGCCGACTACGCCGAGGCCGGCGGCTACGAGTACGAGACCGTGTGGGACACGTGCACGACCGCGGCCCTCGGCATCCCGTTCGCGCGTGCGCGGTTCCGGGAGCTCACGACCCTGTCGGGCGGGGAGCAGAAGCGTCTCGCGCTCGAGGCCCTGCTGCGCGGCCCCGACCAGGTGCTGCTGCTCGACGAGCCCGACAACTACCTCGACGTCCCGGGCAAGCGCTGGCTCGAAGAGCGCCTGCGCGAGACGCCGAAGACGGTGCTGCTGGTGTCGCACGACCGTGAGCTGCTGGCGCGCGCGGCCGACCGCATCGCGACGCTGGAGGTCGGCGGCGCAGGCAGCACGGCATGGGTGCACGGCGGCGGCTTCGGCACGTATCACCGCGCCCGAGACGAACGGATGCTGCGCCTGGACGAACTGCGCCGGCGCTGGGACGAGCAGCATGCCAAGCTCAAGGAGCTGGTCGCGACACTGAAGGTCAAGGCGGCGGCCAACGACGGCTTCGCGTCGCGCTACCGGGCCGCGCAGACCCGCCTGCGCATGTTCGAGGACGCCGGTCCGCCGCAGGAGCGTCCGCCCGAGCAGGACCTCGCCCTGCGGCTGCGCGGCGCCCGCACGGGCAAGCGCGCGGTCGTGGCCGAGGGCCTCGAGCTCACCGGGCTCATGAAGCCGTTCGACCTCGAGGTGTGGTTCGGCGACCGCGTGGCCGTGCTGGGGTCGAACGGCTCGGGCAAGTCGCACTTCCTGCGGCTGCTCGCCCGCGGGGGCACCGACCCCGACGGGCGGCTCGGGCACATCACGACCACGGGCTCCGGCCTCGAGCCCGTCGCGCACACCGGGCGCGCGGTGCTCGGCGCCCGCGTCGTGCCCGGCTGGTTCGCGCAGACGCACCGCCACCCCGAGTTCACCGGGCGCACGCTGCTCGACATCCTGCATCGCGGCGAGGACGCGCGCGCCGGCCTCCCGCGCGAGGCGGCGAGCTCGGCGCTCGACCGCTACGGGCTCGTCGCGCAGGCCGAGCAGACCTTCGACAGCCTGTCGGGCGGTCAGCAGGCGCGGTTCCAGATCCTGCTGCTCGAGCTGTCGGGGGCGACGCTGCTGCTGCTCGACGAGCCGACCGACAACCTCGACCTCGTTTCGGCCGAGGCCCTGCAGGACGCGCTCGCGCGCTTCGAGGGCACCGTGCTCGCCGTCACGCACGACCGCTGGCTCGCGAAGTCCTTCGACCGTTTCCTCGTGTTCGGGTCGGACGGGCGCGTGTTCGAGTCCGACGTGCCGGTGTGGGACGAGACCCGCGTCGCGCGGGCACGCTGA